Proteins found in one Sorghum bicolor cultivar BTx623 chromosome 1, Sorghum_bicolor_NCBIv3, whole genome shotgun sequence genomic segment:
- the LOC110433832 gene encoding uncharacterized protein LOC110433832 isoform X2, translated as MEGRRTGSLKLVTWDLRSAARGRRKGVRSKGAQEGGSVQLGSRGGRDYGLRTRLNRKQGELLVVGVAEEGAKKHPRGDKIQLKVCSQQPRSHKGGCWFFSEIFSRRCNIISWTLGGDSLLEERVEGCWE; from the exons ATGGAAGGGCGGCGGACAGGGAGTTTGAAGCTGGTGACTTGGGATCTCCGGTCGGCGGCACGAGGACGTAGGAAGGGCGTGCGGTCGAAGGGAGCACAAGAGGGTGGAAGTGTTCAGCTTGGCAGTCGGGGCGGAAGGGACTACGGCCTGCGCACTCGTCTCAATCGGAAACAGGGCGAGCTCCTG GTTGTTGGTGTTGCTGAGGAAGGGGCCAAAAAGCACCCAAGGGGTGATAAGATCCAG CTGAAGGTTTGCAGTCAGCAACCAAGATCTCACAAAGGGGGTTGCTGGTTCTTCTCAGAGATTTTCTCAAGGCGCTGCAATATCATCTCATGGACGCTAGGTGGTGATAGCTTGTTGGAAGAAAGGGTGGAAGGGTGCTGGGAGTAA
- the LOC110433832 gene encoding ena/VASP-like protein isoform X1 encodes MAMSASSAPWPPSSTPPPPLPLPLPSPPPPPSPLPFGGGGGAPGDPSVCGAPPEFACHADRLLVLLRKGPKSTQGVIRSS; translated from the exons ATGGCGATGAGCGCAAGCAGCGCGCCATGGCCGCCCTCCTCAACCCCACCTccacctcttcctcttcctcttccttcgcctcctcctcctccctctccccttcccttcggcggcggcggcggggcgccAGGCGACCCCTCGGTGTGCGGCGCGCCTCCTGAATTCGCGTGCCACGCAGACAG GTTGTTGGTGTTGCTGAGGAAGGGGCCAAAAAGCACCCAAGGGGTGATAAGATCCAG CTGA
- the LOC8067537 gene encoding homeobox-leucine zipper protein HOX23, which yields MKPMATNGMAPSFFPANFLLQMQQPLHHQQQQEHHHHHHQHHHDDHHLLAPPPPALVSPFLHDFGGAMAAPPPMLAGGLGMGGDDSHLHAAEPQQQQDGGGVASDDEEVSAAAGGGCGGERKRRLSVEQVRTLERSFEVANKLEPERKAQLARALGLQPRQVAIWFQNRRARWKTKQLEKDYDALRRQLDAARAENDTLLSHNKKLQAEIMALKGGGGGGGGGGRHQEAASELINLNVKETEASCSNRSENSSEINLDISRPPQAPPPAADDSPTMNSYRGSLPFYASATARADIDQLLHSGGGHPSPAPKMELGHGTAADTPPATAAPGGGGGTFGSLLCGAAVDEQPPFWPWADGHHTFQ from the exons ATGAAGCCAATGGCCACCAATGGCATGGCCCCCTCCTTCTTCCCCGCCAACTTCCTCCTCCAAATGCAGCAGCCCctccaccaccagcagcagcaggagcaccaccaccaccaccaccaacaccaccatgaCGACCACCATCTCCTGGCTCCCCCTCCCCCGGCGCTCGTCAGCCCCTTCCTCCACGActtcggcggcgccatggccgcgccgccgccaaTGCTGGCCGGCGGCCTCGGCATGGGCGGCGACGACAGCCACCTGCACGCGGCGGAgccccagcagcagcaggacggCGGAGGCGTCGCGTCGGACGACGAGGAGGTGTCCGCCGCGGCGGGCGGCGGGTGCGGCGGCGAGCGGAAGCGGCGGCTGAGCGTGGAGCAGGTGCGCACCCTGGAGCGCAGCTTCGAGGTGGCCAACAAGCTGGAGCCCGAGCGCAAGGCGCAGCTGGCCCGCGCGCTGGGGCTGCAGCCCCGCCAGGTGGCCATCTGGTTCCAGAACCGCCGCGCCAGGTGGAAGACCAAGCAGCTGGAGAAGGACTACGACGCGCTGCGCCGGCAGCTCGACGCCGCACGCGCCGAGAACGACACACTCCTGTCCCACAACAAGAAGCTGCAGGCAGAG ATCATGGCGCTCAagggaggcggaggcggcggcggcggcggagggaggCATCAGGAGGCGGCGTCGGAGCTCATCAACCTCAACGTCAAAGAGACGGAGGCGTCCTGCAGCAACCGCAGCGAGAACAGCTCCGAGATCAACCTCGACATCTCCAGGCCTCCacaggcgccgccgccggccgccgacgACAGCCCCACCATGAACAGCTACCGCGGCAGCCTACCGTTCTACGCCTCCGCCACCGCCCGCGCCGACATCGACCAGCTCCTGCacagcggcggcggccaccCGTCTCCGGCGCCCAAGATGGAGCTCGGCCACGGCACTGCCGCCGACACGCCCCCCGCCACGGCGGCGCCGGGTGGCGGAGGAGGCACCTTTGGCAGCCTGCTGTGCGGCGCCGCCGTCGACGAGCAGCCGCCGTTCTGGCCGTGGGCCGACGGCCACCACACCTTCCAGTGA